From the Apus apus isolate bApuApu2 chromosome 4, bApuApu2.pri.cur, whole genome shotgun sequence genome, one window contains:
- the EXOSC9 gene encoding exosome complex component RRP45 isoform X2 translates to MTTGTCASPSAPTTAAVSWSWGRPVSCELVAPKPSRPTEGILFFNLELSPMAAPGFEPGRQSELLVKLNRLIERCLRNSKCIDTESLCVVAGEKVWQIRLDLHLLNHDGNIVDAASIAGIVALCHFRRPDVSLQGEEVTVYTPEERDPVPLSIHHMPICVSFAFFQQGTYLLVDPSEREESVMDGVLVIAMNKHREICTIQSSGGIMLVKDQVLRCSKITAVKVAEITELIQKALENDQKVRKEGGKFGFAESIPNQKITAFKMESAAVDTNNVEEQAGEIITKADPPSEVFAKPILHTPGTAQIGEGIENSWGDLEESEKEEAAEEEGESETTTAFECHKMETETEGTSTMTEAKKDEPIVLSDSEEEEVVILEPQELPKKTRTQTKSKQENTSKKAFNKRRRKKRAAY, encoded by the exons TCTCCTGTGAGCTTGTTGCCCCCAAGCCCAGTCGGCCCACCGAAGGGATTCTTTTCTTTAATCTTGAGCTCTCACCAATGGCTGCACCTGGTTTTGAGCCTGGCAG GCAATCTGAGTTACTGGTGAAACTGAACAGACTGATAGAACGATGCCTGAGAAATTCCAAATGTATAGATACTGAATCTCTCTGCGTTGTTGCTGGTGAAAAG GTCTGGCAGATTCGTCTGGACCTGCACCTGCTAAATCACGACGGCAACATCGTGGATGCCGCCAGCATCGCGGGGATCGTCGCTCTCTGCCACTTCCGCAGGCCAGATGTGTCCCTGCAGGGGGAGGAAGTGACTGTG TACACTCCCGAGGAACGTGATCCTGTCCCCTTGAGCATCCACCACATGCCTATTTGTGTCAGTTTTGCCTTCTTCCAGCAAGG GACCTATTTATTGGTGGATCCAAGCGAACGTGAGGAATCTGTAATGGATGGTGTCCTTGTAATTGCTATGAATAAACATCGTGAAATTTGCACCATCCAGTCCAGTGGAGGGATTATGCTGGTAAAGGATCAG GTTCTGAGATGCAGTAAAATAACAGCTGTGAAGGTTGCAGAAATAACAGAACTAATACAAAAAGCCTTGGAGAATGACCAGAAAGTTAG GAAGGAAGGTGGGAAATTTGGCTTTGCAGAATCTATACCCAACCAAAAGATCACAGCCTTCAAAATGGAGAGTGCTGCTGTCGACACCAACAACGTGGAAGAACAAGCAGGAGAAATCATCACTAAAGCTGACCCTCCTTCAGAAGT TTTTGCCAAACCAATATTGCACACTCCGGGGACAGCCCAAATTGGGGAAGGAATAGAGAACTCCTGGGGAGACCTTGAAGAATCTgagaaagaagaagcagcagaagaggaaggtgaaagTGAGACTACTACTGCTTTTGAATGTcataaaatggaaacagaaactgAGGGTACAAGTACAATGACAGAAGctaaaaaag aTGAACCTATTGTACTGTCTGAcagtgaagaggaagaagtTGTCATTCTGGAGCCACAGGAACTACCAAAGAAAACCAG AACACAGACCAagtcaaaacaagaaaatacaagtAAGAAAGCATTtaacaaaaggagaagaaagaagagagctgCTTATTGA